The Oncorhynchus kisutch isolate 150728-3 linkage group LG20, Okis_V2, whole genome shotgun sequence genome has a segment encoding these proteins:
- the LOC109865971 gene encoding tyrosine-protein phosphatase non-receptor type 13-like, giving the protein MGTFVTLAEVLEARGSPLEEDEVWRLLLGTAEALTDISHKGPGNMCSVLSPGSMLLSASGNLAFKSCARSGDLGSFTAPEVQDGHAASNRTASEKMVVYSLGMTLYWSVDYQLPQNQPIQLSGKLNNLLLSMCEDTVQRRADLVTVLETCDQHIKTAQLPPPEKLIKQLVEDVFRDSVNHVSMAENGPQLTDRSQMVRERIHSFSGSASYHNSTWALRNRSNSTFQVELSRGIAQGLRHRESYCSYQFRNPCSPYLDGFRRGSIRPIPYVYLNESTVSLNEKKAKDVGPEFFRMLDEPLVVLELPGSIVSKKGKSHSTMRELSVVMPNGQSILVKCDVKSEGGDVFDMIVAHSNLVEHLYFGLAYIDDNEFFFLDNDTKISKVAPHSWKKVPTSTFVLFFRVKFFVHDIALLLHKLTRHQYYLQLRKDILEDRLSCHEETGLYLGALALQAEYGDCMPEVYGRNYYRPDQYIAKSVMEKRALPYLKEELLRLHANNSTMSTDESEIEFLKATQQLPEYGVLFYRVGREKKPVIGELILGVCARGVIVYEVKDSSRSTSQTFHWWETSSISSSCRKFVIESRGSARKHTFVTERSKTATYLCNLCSAQHKFHNEMNSRQLGHSLASEDNIVQYAAVCQAQNSRMNRNSETVLTDSGLTKPQDGSMTKLCDDIAAKIEARIKQHRVLHEQGRRRPLPGNLSPALSRGSGKCGSEVNPMSSAGRDVFAQMKRVIPEREVICVCLKKDPKLGVGVVIVGEDTVGKYDLGVFIASIVRGGPADKDGRIRPGGRLISLNHTSLEGMTFSEAAEVMQNSPQEVTLIVTQPKVSSTPNNVKSPLLKNYESQTTLRTNVLSGEDDLDEIVSVMLTPKTGSRLQLPDVRILNAQDCRSRSPSTNCFRGGEISVELKKKAGVGLGISIAGGVNTGLRHGGIYIKSLVCGGAAEQDGRIQSGDRLLKVDGIRFQGFTYQQAVECLAKTGKVVTLVLERENMNSLPWVSLSPDTGCHLSPQSSHRDITQKRNNSCPAVITPFLVKPKDYSFVSDRNTLEVTLNKRLNGLGFSFLVPELEPSKGDSGSGLVRIKKLFPGQPAEECGQIQEGDVILAVNGEPLKGLSYQRVVTLLRGSPPEVRLSLCRPAPGVLPPIETLFGT; this is encoded by the exons ATGGGCACATTCGTGACCCTGGCAGAGGTGCTGGAGGCCCGGGGGTCACCTCTGGAGGAGGATGAGGTGTGGCGTCTGCTTTTGGGCACCGCCGAGGCCTTAACGGACATCTCCCACAAAG GTCCTGGTAACATGTGCAGTGTACTGAGCCCCGGCTCTATGTTACTGTCAGCCAGTGGGAACCTTGCTTTTAAAAGCTGTGCCCGGTCTGGGGACCTGGGCTCCTTCACTGCTCCAGAGGTACAGGATGGACACGCTGCCTCCAACAGGACAGCCTCAGAAAAG atGGTTGTATATTCCCTAGGAATGACCCTCTACTGGTCCGTTGATTATCAACTACCTCAAAACCAGCCCATTCAGCTGAGTGGCAAACTGAACAATCTGTTGCTGAGCATGTGTGAGGACACGGTCCAGAGACGAGCGGATCTCGTGACTGTGCTGGAGACCTGTGACCAGCACATCAAGACTGCTCAACTGCCCCCACCAGAGAAGCTCATCAAACAGCTAGTAGAAGATGTGTTTAGGGACTCT GTCAATCATGTGTCTATGGCTGAGAATGGTCCTCAACTTACTGACCGGAGTCAGATGGTCAGAGAGAGGATTCACAGTTTCTCAGGAAGTGCCTCGTACCATAACTCTACCTGGGCGCTGAGAAACAGAAGCAACTCAACATTCCAAGTCGAGCTCAGCAGAGG AATTGCCCAGGGGTTACGTCACAGAGAGAGTTACTGCAGCTATCAATTCCGTAACCCCTGTAGCCCCTACCTGGATGGTTTTCGCCGTGGCAGCATCAGACCTATACCATATGTGTATCTGAACGAGTCCACTGTCAGTCTTAATGAAAAGAAAGCCAAG GATGTGGGTCCAGAGTTTTTTCGAATGTTAGATGAGCCACTGGTTGTCTTGGAGCTGCCCGGATCCATTGTT TCAAAGAAAGGGAAGTCTCACTCCACTATGAGGGAGCTGAGTGTGGTCATGCCAAACGGACAGAGCATCCTGGTCAAGTGTGACGTCAAGTCAGAAGGAGGGGATGTCTTTGATATGATTGTTGCCCACTCCAACCTGGTTGAACACCTCTACTTCGGCCTTGCTTACATTGATG ATAATGAGTTTTTCTTCCTGGACAATGACACAAAGATATCCAAGGTTGCCCCCCATAGTTGGAAGAAAGTGCCTACGTCCACGTTTGTCCTTTTCTTCAGGGTCAAATTCTTTGTCCACGACATCGCTCTACTTTT GCACAAGCTGACTCGTCACCAGTACTACCTACAGCTGAGGAAAGATATACTGGAGGACAGGTTGTCCTGCCATGAAGAGACAGGCCTATATCTGGGTGCCTTGGCTCTCCAAGCAGAGTATGGAGACTGCATGCCTGAG GTTTATGGGAGGAACTACTATCGACCAGACCAGTACATTGCCAAGAGCGTCATGGAGAAAAGAGCCCTGCCTTACCTAAAGGAGGAGTTGCTACGGTTACATGCCAACAACTCCACGATGAGTACCGACGAGTCTGAGATTGAGTTCCTCAAG GCCACCCAGCAGCTTCCTGAGTACGGTGTTCTGTTCTACCGCGTGGGGCGCGAGAAGAAGCCAGTCATCGGAGAGCTGATCCTCGGAGTGTGTGCCAGAGGAGTCATAGTGTATGAGGTTAAAGATAGCTCTCGCTCCACGAGTCAGACATTCCACTGGTGGGAAACAAGCAGTATCTCCTCCTCT TGCCGGAAATTTGTCATCGAGAGCAGAGGGAGCGCGAGAAAGCACACCTTTGTCACCGAGAGATCCAAGACGGCCACGTACCTGTGCAACCTCTGCTCTGCCCAGCACAAGTTTCACAATGAGATGAACTCTCGCCAGCTCGGACACAGTCTGGCCTCAG AGGACAACATAGTGCAATATGCGGCAGTGTGTCAGGCACAGAACAGCCGGATGAACAGGAACTCTGAGACCGTACTGACAGACAGCGGTCTGACCAAACCGCAGGACGGCTCCATGACCAAACTGTGTGATGACATCGCCGCCAAGATCGAGGCGCGGATCAAACAGCACCGTGTCCTCCACGAGCAGGG CAGAAGGAGGCCATTGCCTGGGAACCTGTCTCCAGCCCTGTCTCGTGGGTCTGGGAAGTGTGGGTCAGAGGTCAACCCCATGTCCTCAGCAGGCAGAG ATGTTTTTGCCCAAATGAAGAGAGTCATACCAGAGAGAGAAGTCATTTGTGTGTGCTTAAAGAAAGACCCGAAGCTCGGCGTCG GTGTTGTGATAGTTGGAGAAGACACGGTGGGGAAGTATGACCTGGGTGTCTTCATAGCATCCATCGTGCGGGGAGGACCAGCGGATAAAGATGGCCGCATCAGACCAG GTGGGCGTCTGATCTCTCTGAACCACACCAGTCTGGAGGGCATGACCTTCAGTGAGGCTGCAGAGGTCATGCAGAACAGCCCACAGGAGGTCACACTCATCGTGACCCAGCCCAAAG TTTCCTCGACACCCAACAACGTGAAATCTCCGCTATTGAAGAACTACGAGTCCCAGACCACTTTGAGGACTAACGTGCTCTCTGGGGAGGACGACCTGGATGAGATCGTGTCTGTCATGTTGACCCCAAAGACtggcagtagattgcaactccctGATGTACGCATCCTCAACGCTCAG GACTGCCGCTCCAGGTCTCCTTCCACAAACTGCTTCAGGGGTGGTGAGATCTCTGTGGAGCTGAAGAAGAAAGCTGGAGTAGGTTTAGGGATCAGTATCGCT GGTGGTGTGAACACAGGCCTGCGTCATGGAGGTATATACATCAAAAGCCTAGTCTGTGGAGGGGCTGCTGAGCAAGATGGCCGCATTCAGTCAG GTGACAGACTGCTGAAAGTTGATGGAATCAGGTTTCAAGGGTTCACATATCAGCAGGCTGTGGAATGTCTGGCAAAAACAGGAAAG GTGGtgaccctggtcctggagagggAGAACATGAACAGCCTGCCCTGGGTGTCTCTGAGCCCAGACACAGGGTGCCACCTCTCCCCTCAGAGTTCCCACCGGGACATCACCCAGAAGAGGAATAACAGCTGCCCTGCCGTCATCACCCCCTTCTTGGTCAAGCCCAAGGACTACAGCTTCGTGTCTGACA GGAACACTTTGGAGGTGACCTTGAATAAGAGGCTGAATGGCTTGGGCTTCAGCTTCCTGGTCCCTGAGCTCGAGCCCTCGAAAGGAGACTCGGGCAGTGGTCTTGTCCGGATCAAGAAGCTTTTCCCTGGCCAGCCAGCGGAAGAGTGTGGGCAGATCCAGGAGGGAGACGTCATCCTGGCAGTCAATGGAGAACCGCTGAAGGGATTGTCCTACCAG AGGGTGGTCACGCTTCTGAGAGGCTCTCCTCCTGAAGTCCGGTTGTCTCTGTGCCGTCCTGCTCCAG GAGTTCTGCCTCCCATTGAAACGTTGTTTGGCACCTGA